A single Agromyces sp. CF514 DNA region contains:
- a CDS encoding DUF5937 family protein, which translates to MTDRIASGRDAVDRNLVEFRLAPDDISAIRFGVSPGHELCNAMRVLQRPEGHPLQWGWLRSVRSGMPREPFDLLRTVIGAEGYFPDFFTSTPTWDMQPADEFARLREVPPELMRADLAKMLLRSTGERHRAIRHMHDDPLRARAMLADAFEAMWTAVLAPVWPQLERILRADIAVRSRRIATDGLGGMVGALHRSVDWSDDAVRVELRMHREVLDCRGSGLVLVPTVMSWTRGCSVLTEPPAQPTLFYPAQGVTETWARNTETAADALGALLGPARAGILLGAHVERTTSQVAADSGLAVSTASHHLAVLRGSGLVASRRDGARVLHLRTPLGEAVVGATL; encoded by the coding sequence TTGACGGACCGCATCGCGTCGGGGCGGGACGCGGTGGACCGCAACCTCGTGGAGTTCCGCCTCGCGCCCGATGACATCTCGGCCATCAGGTTCGGGGTCTCGCCAGGGCACGAGCTCTGCAACGCGATGCGCGTGCTCCAGCGGCCCGAGGGGCATCCGCTGCAGTGGGGGTGGTTGCGCAGCGTCAGGTCGGGGATGCCGCGCGAGCCGTTCGACCTGCTGCGCACCGTCATCGGGGCGGAGGGGTACTTCCCCGACTTCTTCACGTCGACGCCGACGTGGGACATGCAGCCCGCCGACGAGTTCGCCCGCCTGCGCGAGGTGCCGCCCGAGCTCATGCGCGCAGACCTGGCGAAGATGCTCCTGCGATCGACAGGCGAGCGGCACCGCGCCATCCGGCACATGCACGACGATCCGCTGCGCGCGCGGGCGATGCTCGCCGACGCGTTCGAGGCGATGTGGACGGCGGTGCTCGCCCCCGTGTGGCCGCAGCTCGAGCGCATCCTGCGCGCCGACATCGCGGTTCGGTCCCGACGCATCGCGACCGACGGGCTCGGCGGCATGGTCGGCGCGCTGCACCGGTCGGTCGACTGGAGCGACGATGCCGTGCGTGTCGAGCTGCGCATGCACCGAGAGGTGCTCGACTGTCGGGGGAGCGGGCTCGTGCTCGTGCCGACGGTCATGAGCTGGACCCGCGGATGCTCCGTGCTCACCGAACCCCCGGCGCAGCCCACGCTCTTCTACCCGGCGCAGGGCGTGACCGAGACGTGGGCGCGCAACACCGAGACGGCCGCCGACGCGCTCGGTGCGCTGCTCGGACCGGCGCGGGCGGGGATCCTGCTCGGCGCGCACGTCGAGCGCACGACCTCGCAGGTGGCCGCGGACTCGGGCCTCGCGGTCTCGACCGCGTCGCACCACCTCGCCGTGCTCCGGGGCAGCGGGCTCGTCGCGAGCCGGCGCGACGGCGCGCGCGTGCTGCACCTGCGGACGCCGTTGGGCGAGGCGGTCGTCGGGGCGACGCTGTAG
- a CDS encoding helix-turn-helix transcriptional regulator, with the protein MGEYQLDAVLGAVADPTRRAILDRLLDGEARVTDLAREFPISLNSTSKHIKVLERAELVHREVRGREHVLSLRAESLGNAVAWMQRYQAFWEDRLAALEAFVMSDESDVAGEPDVAGETDVAGEPAEPEAADGSGAVDGGPDAATGPTAIASVATGDGSTGDVPDGDEPHERGGAR; encoded by the coding sequence ATGGGTGAATATCAACTGGATGCGGTGCTGGGCGCCGTCGCCGACCCCACGAGGCGCGCGATCCTCGACCGCCTGCTCGATGGCGAGGCACGGGTCACCGACCTCGCGCGCGAGTTCCCGATCTCGCTGAACTCCACGAGCAAGCACATCAAGGTGCTCGAGCGCGCCGAGCTCGTGCACCGCGAGGTGCGGGGCCGCGAGCACGTGCTGTCGCTGCGGGCCGAGTCGCTCGGCAACGCCGTCGCCTGGATGCAGCGCTACCAGGCGTTCTGGGAGGACCGGCTCGCCGCCCTCGAGGCGTTCGTCATGTCCGACGAGTCGGATGTCGCGGGCGAGCCGGATGTCGCGGGCGAGACGGATGTCGCGGGCGAGCCGGCTGAGCCGGAGGCCGCAGACGGTTCGGGTGCCGTCGACGGCGGGCCGGATGCCGCCACCGGCCCGACCGCCATCGCAAGCGTCGCGACCGGCGACGGGTCGACCGGCGACGTGCCCGACGGCGACGAGCCGCACGAGCGAGGCGGTGCCCGATGA
- a CDS encoding SRPBCC domain-containing protein, which translates to MSAVVTVSRRIAASADRLFDAWLDPAALSVWMRRDGSEPSTAVIDPRVGGTFAITMNDPQGAFLHGGTYMVIDRPRRLEFTWRSDATHGTDSVVRVSFEPDGDGTLVEVRHERLPDALAVRLHAEGWTEIMSGFARRYAEEAA; encoded by the coding sequence ATGAGCGCCGTCGTGACGGTGAGTCGGCGGATCGCGGCATCCGCGGACCGGCTCTTCGACGCGTGGCTCGACCCCGCGGCGCTCTCCGTGTGGATGCGACGCGACGGCAGCGAGCCTTCGACGGCGGTGATCGACCCGCGCGTCGGCGGGACGTTCGCGATCACGATGAACGACCCGCAGGGCGCATTCCTGCACGGCGGCACCTACATGGTGATCGACCGGCCTCGCCGGCTCGAGTTCACGTGGAGGTCGGATGCGACGCACGGCACCGACTCGGTCGTGCGCGTGAGCTTCGAACCCGACGGCGACGGGACCCTCGTCGAGGTGCGGCACGAGCGACTGCCCGACGCGCTCGCCGTGCGGTTGCACGCCGAGGGATGGACCGAGATCATGTCCGGGTTCGCCCGGCGCTACGCAGAGGAGGCGGCGTGA
- a CDS encoding SDR family NAD(P)-dependent oxidoreductase, protein MLLEGKVAVIHGGGGSIGSTTARVFAREGVRLHLAGRSLPRLEAAASAIRATGASVEIAVVDAMDQAAVDEHVDAVVAREGRLDIALNAVGFDHVQGLAIADTTLADYLHPITGYLQTNFVTAKAASRAMIAQGGGVILTISTPGARLTGRGLIGNAAQSAGLEGFSRALAGELGPAGVRVVCVRPHAFRDASESYTLDMFGRIADAGGTSLDDWWNGLASTTLLGRLPELDEVAEYLAFAASDRAASMTGVVSNLTAGALVD, encoded by the coding sequence ATGCTGCTCGAAGGGAAGGTCGCCGTGATCCACGGCGGCGGGGGATCGATCGGATCGACGACGGCACGCGTGTTCGCCCGCGAGGGCGTGCGCCTGCATCTCGCGGGGCGCAGCCTGCCACGGCTCGAGGCCGCGGCATCCGCGATCCGTGCGACCGGTGCGAGCGTCGAGATCGCGGTCGTCGACGCCATGGACCAGGCGGCGGTGGACGAACACGTCGACGCCGTCGTCGCACGCGAGGGGCGCCTCGACATCGCCCTCAACGCGGTCGGCTTCGACCACGTGCAGGGGCTCGCGATCGCCGACACGACGCTCGCCGACTACCTGCACCCCATCACGGGCTACCTGCAGACGAACTTCGTCACGGCGAAGGCCGCGTCGCGCGCGATGATCGCCCAGGGGGGCGGCGTGATCCTCACGATCTCGACGCCGGGCGCACGCCTCACTGGCCGGGGGCTGATCGGCAACGCCGCGCAGAGCGCCGGGCTCGAGGGCTTCTCGCGGGCGCTCGCCGGCGAGCTCGGCCCGGCCGGCGTGCGCGTGGTGTGCGTGCGCCCGCACGCGTTCCGCGACGCCTCCGAGTCGTACACGCTCGACATGTTCGGGCGCATCGCGGATGCCGGTGGCACGAGCCTCGACGACTGGTGGAACGGCCTGGCGTCGACGACGCTGCTCGGGCGGCTGCCCGAACTCGACGAGGTGGCCGAGTACCTCGCGTTCGCGGCATCCGATCGTGCGGCGTCGATGACGGGAGTCGTCTCGAACCTGACGGCGGGCGCGCTCGTCGACTGA